The following coding sequences are from one Rutidosis leptorrhynchoides isolate AG116_Rl617_1_P2 chromosome 11, CSIRO_AGI_Rlap_v1, whole genome shotgun sequence window:
- the LOC139875965 gene encoding uncharacterized protein produces MCGDPVCEDPLTLISTKCPWLITRNIEAEAESDQMNQGEESLCIVNDDEQVRFECRIPEIVGRRIRGCYHGWIILSKKQHHNNNSSSSSNYNYKNVMMWSLWNPVTSKFIRLPPLLLKTGDSDDDILFCCLSSDPDHPNSILLLRIRNKPNLVFFRLGKRKKKSRRWIEMSYAGQFKSFGGFDDGSLNFLTCSNDMTNTTSTWEEIKDLKDAVFYVDIAENMCVYYNRAATSELGGYIHVRSTVYSKIFSYHLKERTVSVIAMPPLGFSSYLSLWECRLEGDDGEARHTIEYKLKKDMIDDEISIITSIKNDDDGVVAECYNSMANESHLVSIPFHILERIMEFCVGIEFLMFRATCKLCHLAAPLMNWRVVPKLRSYTTTAS; encoded by the exons ATGTGTGGTGACCCAGTATGTGAGGACCCATTAACGCTTATATCTACAAAGTGTCCATGGTTGATTACTCGGAACATAGAAGCTGAAGCTGAATCAGATCAGATGAATCAGGGAGAAGAGAGTTTATGCATAGTAAATGATGATGAACAAGTGCGTTTTGAGTGTCGAATCCCTGAGATTGTAGGGAGACGTATCCGAGGGTGTTATCATGGCTGGATTATTCTCTCTAAAAAAcaacaccacaacaacaacagcagcagcagcagcaactacaactacAAGAATGTCATGATGTGGTCACTTTGGAATCCCGTTACTTCAAAATTCATCCGTCTCCCACCATTGCTTCTTAAAACTGGAGATTCAGATGATGATATTTTGTTTTGTTGTTTGTCGTCCGATCCCGATCATCCCAATTCGATTCTCCTGTTACGTATACGGAATAAACCTAACTTAGTTTTTTTTAGGTTaggaaaaagaaagaagaaatcaAGAAGATGGATTGAAATGTCATATGCTGGACAGTTTAAGAGCTTCGGAGGTTTTGATGATGGTTCCCTAAACTTTTTAACTTGTTCCAATG ACATGACTAATACAACATCAACATGGGAGGAAATCAAAGACCTGAAAGATGCTGTATTTTATGTGGATATTGCTGAAAATATGTGCGTATACTATAACCGTGCAGCTACCTCAGAACTAGGGGGTTATATACATGTGCGTTCTACTGTGTACAGTAAAATATTCTCATACCACCTGAAAGAGAGAACCGTATCTGTAATAGCTATGCCTCCTTTAGGATTCTCAAGCTATCTGTCACTATGGGAATGCAG GTTAGAAGGCGATGATGGAGAAGCGAGACACACAATTGAGTATAAACTCAAAAAGGACATGATTGATGATGAGATAAGTATAATAACATCaataaaaaatgatgatgatggtgttgttGCTGAATGTTATAATAGCATGGCGAATGAATCACACCTTGTTAGTATTCCGTTTCATATTTTGGAAAGGATTATGGAGTTTTGTGTTGGCATTGAATTCTTAATGTTTCGTGCTACTTGCAAACTTTGTCATTTAGCAGCACCTCTGATGAATTGGAGGGTTGTACCGAAATTGCGATCATATACAACAACTGCTTCTTAA